In the Epinephelus lanceolatus isolate andai-2023 chromosome 6, ASM4190304v1, whole genome shotgun sequence genome, one interval contains:
- the hook1 gene encoding protein Hook homolog 1, which produces MDESKTALTESLVIWLQTFNTAAPCRTVEELTTGAAISQALNQIDPAWFTDGWLGRIKTDVEENWRLKMNNLKKILQMVVDYYNEVLAQEISDFPLPDLALVAEHSDPVELGRLLQLVLGCAVKCERKQEYIQIIMTLEESVQHVVMTAIQELMSKEIMAPFGAEPSGDLEQQLKKALEELSELVAEKEALAQRCQELDVQVAVLQEERNSLLAENDVLTDRANQLDTFDDPSTPSGRKHSQLQQQLEALQEENFRLEAAKDDYRIHCEELEKQLIEVQHRNDELTSLAEESRALKDELDVLRNCSDRVVMLEASVDTYKRKLENLGDLKRQMKLLEENNMTYMHNTVSLEEELRKANAARAQLETYKRQVQELHRKLSEESRRADNLAFEMKKLEEKHETVMKEKERIIIERDSLKEINEELRCTQAQQHQLSQAGMIPSGSPSHDNLAAELIPIEYREKFIRLQHENKMLRVQQEEYEREKIAALQTQLEEAHKTRSELDTENRLSRERVSELQQQVEDLQRALQSQAAKPDDSNLKRKLDAHMVQLNEAQDEIMKKKELLEDLQPDNTQTSLKLDELMAALKKKDDDMRAMEERYKMYLEKARNVIRALDPKLNPATAEIQALRNQLADRDKQILNLERQCEQAKLREYEEKLIVTAWYNKSLSFQKLAIESRLGGCTSSVLSPGQSFLSQQRQVSNAPRRALSISVPATTSK; this is translated from the exons ATGGACGAGAGTAAAACGGCACTGACGGAGAGCCTCGTAATATGG CTGCAGACCTTCAACACTGCTGCACCCTGCAGAACAGTGGAGGAGCTGACCACTGGAGCGGCAATATCTCAGGCACTGAATCAAAt AGACCCAGCATGGTTCACTGATGGATGGCTCGGCCGtataaaaacagatgttgaGGAAAACTGGAGACTGAAG ATGAACAACCTGAAGAAGATCCTTCAGATGGTGGTTGATTATTATAATGAG GTCTTAGCCCAGGAAATCTCAGACTTCCCTTTGCCAGATCTGGCCCTGGTGGCAGAGCATTCGGACCCCGTGGAGCTGGGGAGGCTGCTGCAGCTTGTGCTGGGCTGTGCTGTCAAGTGTGAGCGTAAACAAG AATACATTCAGATCATCATGACCTTGGAGGAGTCTGTGCAGCACGTTGTAATGACAGCCATCCAGGAG CTCATGAGTAAAGAGATCATGGCCCCATTTGGAGCAGAACCATCAGGGGACTTGGAACAGCAG CTGAAAAAAGCCCTGGAGGAACTCTCTGAACTTGTGGCAGAGAAGGAAGCGTTAGCCCAGCGCTGTCAAGAGCTCGACGTACAG GTGGCGGTTCTTCAGGAGGAACGGAACAGCTTATTGGCTGAGAATGATGTCCTAACAGACCGAGCCAATCAGCTGGACACATTTGACGACCCAAGCACCCCCTCAGGAAGAAAACACAGCCAGCTGCAGCAACAGTTAGAGGCGCTGCAGGAAGAGAACTTCAG GCTGGAGGCTGCCAAGGATGACTACCGGATCCACTGTGAAGAGTTGGAGAAGCAGCTGATCGAGGTTCAGCACCGTAATGACGAGCTCACCAGCCTGGCAGAAGAATCTCGAGCCCTCAAAGATGAACTGGACGTTCTGAG GAACTGCTCAGACCGTGTGGTGATGTTGGAGGCCTCAGTGGATACATACAAACGTAAACTAGAGAATTTAGGCGATCTGAAGAGGCAGATGAAGCTGCTGGAGGAGAATAACATGACCTACATGCACAACACTGTCAGCTTGGAGGAAGAACTGCGCAAGGCCAACGCTGCGCGTGCACAGCTCGAGACCTACAAGAGACAG GTCCAGGAGCTACACAGGAAGCTGTCGGAGGAGTCGAGGCGAGCAGATAACCTGGCCTTTGAGATGAAGAAGTTAGAGGAAAAGCATGAAACTGTAATGAAGGAGAAAGAG AGGATCATCATCGAGAGAGATTCTCTGAAGGAGATCAACGAGGAGCTGCGATGCACTCAGGCTCAACAGCACCAGCTCTCCCAAGCAG GGATGATTCCTTCTGGCAGCCCCAGCCACGATAATCTGGCGGCTGAATTAATCCCCATTGAGTACAG AGAAAAGTTCATCAGGCTGCAGCATGAGAACAAGATGCTGAGAGTGCAGCAGGAGGAGTATGAGAGGGAGAAGATCGCTGCACTGCAGACCCAGCTGGAGGAGGCACATAAGACACGTAGTGAACTGGACACTGAGAACAG GTTGAGTCGAGAGCGGGTCagtgagctgcagcagcaggtggAGGACCTCCAGAGGGCTCTGCAGAGTCAGGCGGCCAAACCTGATGAT tcaAACCTGAAGCGGAAACTTGATGCGCATAT GGTTCAGCTGAACGAGGCTCAGGACGAAATCATGAAGAAGAAAGAGCTGCTGGAGGACCTTCAGCCTGACAACACGCAAACCT CCTTGAAGCTGGATGAGCTGATGGCTGCTCTGAAGAAGAAGGATGATGACATGAGGGCCATGGAGGAGAGGTACAAAATGTACCTGGAGAAAGCTCGAAAT GTTATCCGTGCATTGGATCCTAAACTAAATCCAGCCACTGCTGAGATCCAGGCTCTGAGGAACCAGTTAGCGGATCGGGACAAGCAGATTCTCAACTTGGAG CGTCAGTGTGAGCAGGCCAAACTCAGAGAGTATGAGGAGAAGCTGATCGTCACTGCGTGGTATAACAAG AGTCTGAGCTTTCAGAAGCTGGCGATCGAATCACGTCTCGGTGGCTGCACCTCCTCCGTGCTGTCCCCCGGCCAGTCCTTCTTGTCCCAGCAGCGGCAAGTCTCAAACGCCCCACGCCGGGCGCTTTCCATCAGCGTGCCAGCCACTACCTCTAAGTAG